The Fortiea contorta PCC 7126 genome has a segment encoding these proteins:
- a CDS encoding MBL fold metallo-hydrolase, whose amino-acid sequence MRIHHLNCGCMCPIGGALFDGFSRGLTASLVCHCLLVETNQGLVLVDTGFGLRDINASLSRLSPFFINLNRIKFEEKYTAVAAIKRLGFNPQDVRHIVLTHLDFDHAGGLEDFPQATVHVMLSEFEAAQERQGLISSQRYRPGHWDEVKHWKYYSADGEPWFGFEAVRNLEGLPPEILLVPLVGHTRGHAGIAIETSQGWLLHAGDAYFYRHEIGSDQRRCTPGLRFYQWMMEVDRNARLYNQEKLRALSVDHSSEVRLFCSHDAIEFKKFAEQDNSHLHVNSI is encoded by the coding sequence TTTTTGACGGTTTTAGTCGCGGGCTAACAGCTTCTCTCGTTTGTCACTGTCTGCTTGTGGAAACAAATCAGGGACTCGTTCTCGTTGATACAGGTTTTGGTCTGCGTGATATAAATGCATCATTATCAAGACTCAGCCCTTTCTTTATCAATTTAAATCGGATTAAGTTTGAAGAAAAATACACAGCAGTTGCAGCTATTAAGCGACTCGGTTTTAATCCACAGGATGTACGTCACATAGTACTTACTCATCTTGATTTTGATCATGCAGGTGGTTTAGAAGATTTTCCGCAAGCAACTGTACATGTAATGCTTAGTGAGTTTGAAGCAGCGCAAGAACGCCAGGGCTTGATATCATCGCAGCGTTATCGTCCTGGCCACTGGGACGAAGTAAAACACTGGAAGTATTATTCAGCCGATGGTGAACCTTGGTTCGGCTTTGAAGCAGTACGTAATCTCGAAGGACTACCGCCTGAAATTCTTCTCGTACCACTGGTTGGTCATACACGGGGTCATGCAGGTATCGCCATTGAGACATCCCAAGGCTGGCTTTTACATGCAGGCGATGCTTATTTTTACCGACATGAGATTGGCTCTGATCAACGACGGTGTACACCTGGGCTGCGTTTCTACCAATGGATGATGGAAGTAGACCGTAACGCTAGATTATACAATCAAGAAAAGCTGCGGGCATTATCAGTTGATCACAGTAGTGAAGTACGCCTCTTTTGCAGCCATGATGCTATCGAGTTCAAAAAGTTTGCAGAACAAGATAATTCGCATTTACATGTGAACTCAATTTAA